The stretch of DNA CCTGGCTCCAGATCAGCCAGACCTGTTCTTTCAGTTCATAAGGCATGACCATCCCGTCGATAAAAAGGTAATTGAGCAGTTGCACATCCAGAAGCCTGCCATCCGGCAGGCGGATGGCATAACGTGTCACATCGCCGAGAAACGTGCTCTGCTCGATAATGCCGTTGAGACCGTTCTCATGGCTTTCCGGTTCCAGAAGGCTGACCCGGATCTGTTCCGGGCGGACTCCATAAAGAACCCGCTGTCCCGGTTGAAACGGATATAACCCGCGCCGGTGCACCAGCCGCTGCCCGACGATTTCTATTGCGCATTGCTTCCCGGTAGAAACCTTTACCTGCCCTTCAAAAAAATTGATATCGCCCACAAAGTCGGCTGTAAACTGTGTTGACGGACTGTAATACACGTCACTGGGAAGCCCGTATTGTTCGATATGTCCTTCATTGACAATGGCAATCCGGTCGGCCAGTTCGAAGGCCTCCTCCTGATCGTGGGTGACCATCATGGTGGTGATACCCGTCTCCCGGACAATCTTCTTTAATAACTGACGGAGCGCTATCCGGGTCTTGGCGTCCACCGCTCCGAAAGGCTCATCCAGCAAAAGCACCCGGGGTTCATACGCCAGGGCCCGCGCCAGGGCCACCCGCTGCTGCTGCCCACCCGACAACTGCCCGGAGTACCGCAAACCCAGTCCCGGCAATCCCACCAGATCCAGAAGCCTGTCGCTGCGACCCTGCCGTTCCGACAGGGACATGTTTCTGATTTTCAATCCGAACTCGATGTTCTGCGCAATGGTCATATTAGGAAAGATCGAATAATTCTGAAAGACAAATCCGAGGCCGCGCTGCTGCGGGGGCAAATGGGTAATGTCTTTGCCGTTCAACAATACCTGTCCCTCATCGGGTTCGATGAGGCCGGCCACGATGCGCAGGATGGTGCTTTTTCCGCTGCCGCTTGATCCAAGCAGCACCGCCAGTTCACCGTCTTCCACATTGAGCGACACATGATCCACCACGGCATGGCTGCCATATCGTTTACTAATGCTTTCAATAGCAATGGACATTATTCACCTCGACGATTGCAACAAAACAGAAAAGACCCCCCGGCATGGGATTCATCAGGGCGTCCCTTTCCTGCCCGTATGTGCGGCAAAATAAAGGATCACGGAAAAAAGAATGAAGGAAAGAATCGCCAGAACGGTGGCCACGGCATTTGCGGCCTGGATATTGCCGGCTTCAAACTGAGAAAAAATATACAGAGGCGCTGTTTGTGTCCGCAGTCTCAGGTTTCCCGAGACCATAACCGTTGCACCGAATTCTCCCAGCGAGTGGGCAAAGGTCAGCAAAGCGCCGGTGATCAGCCCCCCCTTCAGCGCCGGGAAAACGATATGCCGGAACGCCTGCAAACGGCTGGCGCCCATCGTATAGGCCGCTTCTTCATAGGTTGTTTCCAGCCCGTCCAGCACGGGTTTGAGCGTTCCCAGCATGTAGGGGAAGGTCACGAAGATGTGCGCCAGAAGGACCGCCACGGGCGTGAACATGGGCTGCATCCCCAAGGGTTCCAAAGCCTTCCCGAAAAGACCGATGGGCCCCCACAATAAAAGC from Deltaproteobacteria bacterium HGW-Deltaproteobacteria-6 encodes:
- a CDS encoding polyamine ABC transporter ATP-binding protein; the protein is MSIAIESISKRYGSHAVVDHVSLNVEDGELAVLLGSSGSGKSTILRIVAGLIEPDEGQVLLNGKDITHLPPQQRGLGFVFQNYSIFPNMTIAQNIEFGLKIRNMSLSERQGRSDRLLDLVGLPGLGLRYSGQLSGGQQQRVALARALAYEPRVLLLDEPFGAVDAKTRIALRQLLKKIVRETGITTMMVTHDQEEAFELADRIAIVNEGHIEQYGLPSDVYYSPSTQFTADFVGDINFFEGQVKVSTGKQCAIEIVGQRLVHRRGLYPFQPGQRVLYGVRPEQIRVSLLEPESHENGLNGIIEQSTFLGDVTRYAIRLPDGRLLDVQLLNYLFIDGMVMPYELKEQVWLIWSQGSGIIIADPASKS